Proteins encoded in a region of the Saccharothrix ecbatanensis genome:
- a CDS encoding Bug family tripartite tricarboxylate transporter substrate binding protein encodes MRITNWLAVVGALAVVVLVPPLLTSGTGDTASLRSLRVLVPNSPGGGYDVTARTAAKVMEDADLIRNTEVFNLPGAGGTVGLGRIVSERGNGKLVMSMGLGVVGSVYTNKAPSSLLDTTPIAKLIEEPDIVVVGKDSPYRTLAELVDAWKANPGAVQVGGGSSPGGPDHLAPMLMAKAVGLDPRTVNYIPFDGGGELLASVLGGKVAFGVSGVGEYRDQIEAGQIRVLAVTSGSRLSGVDAPTLRESGVDVEFNNWRGVVAPPGISDTDRARLVDLFTDLHGTSQWREALARNGWTDAFAPGDEFGAFLRAENDRVATVLKDLGLA; translated from the coding sequence GTGCGGATCACGAACTGGCTCGCGGTCGTCGGCGCGTTGGCGGTCGTCGTCCTCGTGCCGCCGCTGCTGACGTCCGGCACGGGCGACACGGCGTCGTTGCGGAGCCTGCGCGTGCTGGTGCCGAACTCGCCGGGCGGCGGCTACGACGTCACGGCGCGCACGGCGGCGAAGGTGATGGAGGACGCCGACCTGATCCGCAACACGGAGGTGTTCAACCTGCCCGGCGCGGGCGGCACGGTCGGGCTCGGCCGGATCGTCAGCGAGCGCGGCAACGGCAAGCTGGTGATGTCGATGGGCCTGGGCGTGGTCGGCAGCGTCTACACGAACAAGGCACCGTCGTCGCTGCTCGACACCACGCCGATCGCGAAGCTCATCGAGGAGCCGGACATCGTCGTGGTCGGCAAGGACTCGCCGTACCGGACGTTGGCCGAGCTGGTCGACGCGTGGAAGGCGAACCCGGGCGCGGTGCAGGTCGGCGGCGGTTCGTCGCCGGGCGGGCCGGATCACCTGGCGCCGATGCTGATGGCGAAGGCGGTCGGCCTGGACCCTCGGACGGTCAACTACATCCCGTTCGACGGCGGTGGCGAGCTGCTGGCGTCGGTGCTGGGCGGGAAGGTCGCGTTCGGCGTGTCCGGCGTCGGCGAGTACCGGGACCAGATCGAGGCCGGGCAGATCCGGGTGCTGGCGGTGACCAGCGGTTCACGGCTGTCCGGTGTGGACGCGCCGACGCTGCGCGAGTCGGGCGTGGACGTCGAGTTCAACAACTGGCGCGGCGTGGTCGCGCCGCCGGGGATCAGCGACACCGACCGGGCCCGGCTGGTCGACCTGTTCACCGATCTGCACGGCACCTCGCAGTGGCGGGAGGCGTTGGCCCGCAACGGCTGGACGGACGCGTTCGCGCCGGGGGACGAGTTCGGCGCGTTCCTGCGTGCGGAGAACGACCGGGTGGCGACCGTGCTCAAGGACCTGGGGCTGGCATGA
- a CDS encoding sensor histidine kinase: MGRRGSLARQLLVWQLVVVVALLCAVGVLSVVQAGNNFRTTEGRRMLSVAEDVGATAGVRVSLADPLRHYALAPFAESARSLSGASYVIITDPGRKVLTSPDPSQVGGTLDVGDSTALQGRSWVGELDGATVAHVPVIGDDGTVIGLVAAGQQAPGFWEGVLDSPDNALRLLGVALVIGVAGSLLLARRVKNQTLGLEPHEITALVEYREALLHGIKEGVVALDPQHRITLVNDHARDLLALPPDAVGRSLSELDLDERLRDVLTGRATGVDQLALTGGRVLTLNYMPLDVHGAVVTLRDRTELTTLRDELDANRHATDTLRAQAHEFSNRLHTIAGLVELGEYDEVRGFISRINTAQGAWRAEVGSKVADPAVAALLIAKSSLAAERGIGLRMAPDSSLGAVDEELSTDLVTVLGNLVDNALDALSEGGWIEVSVRSSPDEVVVVVRDSGPGVAAGLAEEVFRHGFTTKAAEQGQRGLGLALIRQTCLRRGGSVRVRNENGAVFTARLPVEVPV, from the coding sequence ATGGGGCGTCGCGGATCCCTGGCCCGTCAGCTGCTCGTGTGGCAACTGGTAGTGGTCGTGGCGCTGTTGTGCGCGGTGGGTGTGCTGTCCGTCGTCCAGGCGGGGAACAACTTCCGCACTACCGAGGGACGCCGGATGCTGTCCGTGGCCGAGGACGTGGGCGCGACGGCGGGCGTGCGGGTGTCGTTGGCCGACCCGCTGCGGCACTACGCGCTGGCGCCGTTCGCGGAGAGCGCGCGCAGCCTGTCCGGCGCCAGTTACGTGATCATCACCGATCCCGGCCGCAAGGTGCTGACCTCGCCCGATCCGAGCCAGGTCGGCGGCACGCTGGACGTCGGCGACAGCACCGCGTTGCAGGGCCGGTCGTGGGTCGGGGAGCTGGACGGCGCGACCGTGGCGCACGTGCCGGTGATCGGTGACGACGGCACGGTGATCGGGCTGGTCGCGGCCGGGCAGCAGGCGCCGGGGTTCTGGGAGGGTGTGCTGGACTCGCCGGACAACGCGCTGCGGCTGCTCGGCGTGGCGCTGGTCATCGGCGTCGCCGGGTCGCTGCTGCTCGCGCGGCGGGTGAAGAACCAGACCCTCGGCCTGGAACCGCACGAGATCACCGCGCTGGTCGAGTACCGGGAAGCGCTGCTGCACGGCATCAAGGAGGGCGTCGTGGCACTGGATCCGCAGCACCGGATCACGCTGGTCAACGACCACGCGCGCGACCTGCTGGCGTTGCCGCCGGACGCCGTGGGGCGGTCGCTGTCGGAGCTGGACCTGGACGAACGGCTGCGTGACGTGCTCACCGGGCGGGCGACCGGCGTGGACCAGCTCGCGCTGACCGGCGGCCGGGTGCTGACCCTGAACTACATGCCGCTCGACGTGCACGGCGCGGTGGTCACCCTGCGGGACCGGACCGAGTTGACGACGTTGCGGGACGAGCTGGACGCGAACCGGCACGCCACCGACACCCTGCGGGCGCAGGCGCACGAGTTCAGCAACCGCCTGCACACCATCGCCGGACTGGTGGAGCTGGGCGAGTACGACGAGGTGCGCGGGTTCATCAGCCGCATCAACACGGCGCAGGGCGCGTGGCGGGCCGAGGTCGGCTCGAAGGTCGCCGACCCGGCGGTGGCGGCGCTGCTGATCGCGAAGTCCAGCCTGGCCGCCGAACGCGGCATCGGGCTGCGGATGGCGCCGGACAGCTCGTTGGGCGCGGTGGACGAGGAGTTGTCCACGGACCTCGTCACGGTGCTCGGGAACCTGGTGGACAACGCGTTGGACGCGCTGTCGGAAGGCGGCTGGATCGAGGTGTCGGTGCGGTCCTCGCCGGACGAGGTCGTGGTCGTGGTGCGGGATTCCGGGCCTGGTGTCGCGGCCGGACTGGCCGAGGAGGTGTTCCGGCACGGGTTCACCACCAAGGCCGCCGAACAGGGTCAGCGCGGGCTCGGTCTGGCGCTGATCCGGCAGACCTGCCTGCGGCGCGGCGGAAGCGTGCGGGTGCGCAACGAGAACGGCGCGGTGTTCACCGCCAGGCTGCCCGTGGAGGTGCCGGTGTGA
- a CDS encoding response regulator, producing MIRVLVVDDDFMVAKVHSGYVARTPGFEVVGVAHNGAEAVRLVRELRPDLVLLDVYLPDMDGLTVLRELRGLRDDVDVIVITAATDVETVRSAMRGGVLHYLIKPFEYAALRDQLAHFAALRRRLDQLASAGQADVDQVFGARPRSTPVLPKGLTAQTAALVERVLRERPVTASECADATELARVSARRYLEHFVSTGKAEVRLKYGGTGRPERLYVWLG from the coding sequence GTGATCAGGGTTCTGGTGGTAGACGACGACTTCATGGTGGCGAAGGTCCACAGTGGATACGTGGCGCGGACGCCCGGGTTCGAGGTGGTCGGCGTGGCGCACAACGGCGCGGAAGCGGTGCGGCTGGTGCGGGAGCTGCGGCCGGATCTGGTGCTGCTCGACGTCTACCTGCCGGACATGGACGGGTTGACCGTGCTGCGGGAGTTGCGCGGGTTGCGTGACGACGTGGATGTCATCGTGATCACGGCGGCGACGGACGTGGAGACGGTGCGCAGCGCCATGCGCGGCGGGGTGCTGCACTACCTGATCAAGCCGTTCGAGTACGCGGCGCTGCGGGACCAGTTGGCGCACTTCGCGGCGTTGCGCCGGCGGCTGGACCAGCTGGCGTCGGCCGGTCAGGCGGACGTGGACCAGGTGTTCGGGGCACGTCCGCGCAGTACGCCCGTGCTGCCGAAGGGGTTGACCGCGCAGACGGCCGCGCTGGTGGAGCGCGTGCTGCGGGAACGTCCCGTAACGGCGAGCGAGTGCGCGGACGCCACCGAGCTGGCCAGGGTGTCCGCGCGGCGGTACCTGGAGCACTTCGTGAGCACCGGCAAGGCGGAGGTGCGGCTGAAGTACGGCGGGACCGGGCGGCCCGAACGGCTCTACGTCTGGCTGGGCTGA
- a CDS encoding class I SAM-dependent DNA methyltransferase → MTEPEFLTTTRTAYDTVAHSYADVLRDNLAESPADRAVLGLFAELVRGPVVDIGCGPGRISGHLKRLGVDVSGLDLSPEMVAVSRRDHPDLRFEVGSMLDLDLPDASLGGALAWYSVIHVPWDLHPAVFAEFHRVLAPGGLLLMAFQVGDDVRRLEQGYGHDISLDAYRLNPDRVLAQLTEAGFEPHTRLERQPTGPEKTPQGYLIVRKPG, encoded by the coding sequence GTGACCGAGCCTGAGTTCCTCACCACGACGCGCACCGCCTACGACACCGTCGCCCACAGCTACGCCGACGTGCTGCGGGACAACCTCGCCGAGAGCCCGGCGGACCGCGCGGTGCTCGGGTTGTTCGCGGAACTGGTGCGCGGCCCGGTGGTGGACATCGGCTGCGGCCCGGGGCGGATCTCCGGTCACCTCAAGCGGCTCGGCGTGGACGTGTCCGGTCTCGACCTCTCGCCCGAGATGGTCGCCGTCTCCCGCCGCGATCACCCCGACCTGCGGTTCGAGGTCGGTTCGATGCTCGACCTCGACCTGCCGGACGCCTCACTCGGCGGCGCGCTGGCCTGGTACTCGGTGATCCACGTCCCGTGGGACCTGCACCCGGCGGTGTTCGCCGAGTTCCACCGCGTCCTCGCGCCCGGCGGCCTGCTGCTGATGGCGTTCCAGGTCGGCGACGACGTCCGCCGGCTGGAGCAGGGCTACGGGCACGACATCTCGCTGGACGCCTACCGCCTGAACCCGGACCGGGTGCTCGCCCAGCTCACCGAGGCCGGGTTCGAACCGCACACGCGGCTGGAGCGTCAGCCGACCGGGCCGGAGAAGACGCCGCAGGGTTACCTGATCGTGCGCAAACCCGGCTGA
- the arfB gene encoding alternative ribosome rescue aminoacyl-tRNA hydrolase ArfB produces the protein MAEDLTVTRTLVIPAAELSERFSRSSGPGGQGVNTADSRVELSFDLAASPSVPEWLRVRMLSRLEKRLVDGVLTITASEHRAQLQNRQAARERMTNTLRDAAAAPPPVRRKTKPTKGSQERRIAEKKRRAQTKHGRRGGGWD, from the coding sequence GTGGCTGAGGACTTGACCGTGACGCGGACGCTGGTGATACCGGCGGCCGAGTTGAGCGAACGGTTCTCCAGGTCCTCCGGCCCCGGCGGCCAGGGCGTGAACACGGCGGACAGCCGGGTCGAGCTGAGCTTCGACCTGGCTGCCTCGCCGTCCGTGCCCGAGTGGCTGCGCGTCCGGATGTTGTCCAGGCTGGAGAAGCGCCTGGTGGACGGCGTGCTCACGATCACCGCGAGCGAGCACCGGGCCCAGCTCCAGAACCGTCAAGCGGCCCGTGAGCGGATGACCAACACCCTGCGTGACGCGGCTGCCGCTCCACCGCCGGTCCGGCGCAAGACCAAGCCCACCAAGGGCTCGCAGGAACGCCGCATCGCGGAGAAGAAGCGCCGCGCCCAGACGAAGCACGGTCGTCGCGGCGGCGGCTGGGATTAA
- a CDS encoding SigE family RNA polymerase sigma factor, with protein sequence MDRDREFDEYVDARALVMRRTAYLLCGDWHRAEDLVQTALTKLYVAWPRVRRDGSVDAYARKVLVRASIDDSRRAFRRRETVVDAVPDTAVAGAGSDLDVRGALASLPVGQRTVVVLRYWEDLSVTETARLIGRTEGTVKSQAAKGLAALRELLGHDVLEEQR encoded by the coding sequence GTGGATCGCGATCGTGAGTTCGACGAGTACGTCGACGCCCGCGCGCTGGTGATGCGGAGAACCGCGTACCTGCTGTGCGGCGACTGGCACCGCGCCGAAGACCTGGTGCAGACGGCGCTGACCAAGCTGTACGTCGCCTGGCCCAGGGTCAGGCGGGACGGATCGGTGGACGCCTACGCCCGGAAAGTGCTGGTCCGTGCGTCCATCGACGACTCACGGCGCGCGTTCCGGCGTCGGGAGACGGTGGTCGACGCGGTCCCGGACACGGCGGTCGCCGGCGCCGGGTCCGATCTCGACGTGCGCGGCGCCCTGGCGTCGTTGCCGGTAGGGCAGCGCACGGTGGTGGTGCTCCGCTACTGGGAGGACCTGAGCGTCACGGAAACCGCACGCCTCATCGGTCGCACCGAAGGCACCGTGAAGAGCCAGGCGGCCAAGGGGTTGGCCGCACTGCGCGAACTTCTCGGTCACGACGTTCTGGAGGAGCAGCGATGA
- the pdxR gene encoding MocR-like pyridoxine biosynthesis transcription factor PdxR — protein sequence MAVPQTNFAWATLLDVGPPERGGRRLHDRLAHALRTAIREGRLVEGAAVPPSRALAEEFGCSRWVVTEAYGQLIAEGYLAARVGSATRVSWSPDTVPPPPPRTPRAPEPAPIRYDLAPGLPDLRAFPRRRWADAVRAVTGSAVHYDLGLPDPAGHAVLRTTVAQYLRRSRGADADAASVSVCAGVTDGLVRTCRALVARGIADLAVEHPGWGRLRDAATSTGLRVHPVPVDQDGLRVDDLARTPARAVVVGAAHQFPTGTVLSPDRRARLVRWAREVDGFVIEDDYDAEFRYDHHPVAVMQGMDPSRVFLLGSVSKTLSPALGLGWLVAPAVTTTALRAANPVAAAPPVLDQLALATFIDRGWYDAHLRAARRRFRSRRDLLVRTLAERVPEGRVSGTAAGLHILLHLPDDVDTRAAVKAASTAGLRLSDLDDYRVERSAERALVLGYGNISDIEIPAAVALLREALRSAVGTSRQPPAVADPY from the coding sequence ATGGCTGTTCCCCAGACCAATTTCGCGTGGGCGACGCTGCTGGACGTCGGTCCACCGGAGCGCGGCGGACGTCGCCTGCACGATCGCCTGGCCCACGCGCTGCGCACCGCGATCCGGGAGGGTCGGCTGGTGGAAGGCGCCGCCGTGCCGCCGAGCCGGGCGCTCGCCGAGGAGTTCGGCTGCTCGCGGTGGGTCGTGACGGAGGCGTACGGGCAGCTCATCGCGGAGGGCTATCTCGCCGCACGGGTGGGTTCCGCCACGCGGGTCTCGTGGTCGCCGGACACCGTGCCGCCGCCTCCTCCTCGGACGCCGCGCGCACCCGAGCCCGCACCGATCCGGTACGACCTCGCTCCCGGCCTGCCTGACCTGCGGGCGTTCCCCCGCCGCCGCTGGGCGGACGCCGTCCGGGCGGTCACCGGCTCGGCCGTCCACTACGACCTGGGCCTGCCCGATCCCGCCGGGCACGCGGTGCTGCGGACGACCGTGGCGCAGTACCTGCGGCGCTCGCGCGGTGCGGACGCGGACGCTGCGTCGGTGTCGGTGTGCGCGGGCGTCACGGACGGTCTGGTGCGCACGTGTCGAGCGCTGGTCGCCCGGGGGATCGCGGACCTGGCCGTTGAGCACCCGGGCTGGGGGCGGCTGCGGGACGCCGCGACGAGCACCGGCCTGCGCGTGCACCCCGTGCCCGTCGACCAGGACGGCCTCCGCGTGGACGACCTCGCGCGCACGCCCGCCAGGGCCGTCGTCGTCGGCGCGGCACACCAGTTCCCCACCGGCACGGTGTTGTCCCCGGACCGTCGGGCACGGCTGGTGCGCTGGGCGCGTGAGGTGGACGGCTTCGTCATCGAGGACGACTACGACGCCGAGTTCCGCTACGACCACCACCCGGTGGCCGTCATGCAGGGGATGGACCCGAGCCGGGTATTCCTCCTCGGCTCGGTCAGCAAGACGCTCTCGCCGGCCCTAGGCCTGGGCTGGCTCGTCGCCCCCGCCGTGACGACAACGGCCCTCCGCGCCGCGAACCCGGTGGCCGCCGCGCCTCCCGTGCTGGACCAGCTCGCACTCGCCACCTTCATCGACCGCGGGTGGTACGACGCCCATCTGCGTGCGGCGCGACGACGGTTCCGCTCCCGCCGTGACCTGCTGGTCCGCACCCTCGCCGAACGGGTGCCGGAGGGCCGGGTGTCCGGCACCGCCGCCGGGCTGCACATCCTGCTGCACCTGCCGGACGACGTGGACACCCGTGCGGCGGTCAAGGCCGCGAGCACCGCCGGTCTGCGCCTGTCCGACCTCGACGACTACCGCGTGGAGCGGTCGGCGGAACGCGCGCTCGTCCTCGGGTACGGCAACATCAGCGACATCGAGATCCCCGCCGCCGTCGCGCTCCTGCGGGAAGCACTGCGTTCTGCGGTTGGGACGTCGCGGCAACCTCCGGCGGTCGCTGATCCGTACTAA
- a CDS encoding aldo/keto reductase — MMDNLALGAMLFGTVQDERRSFELLDRFVDAGGVWIDTANCYSFWEDPTGFGGQSETVLGHWLAARPGVRDHVKISTKVGCEPTVAGKFPETAEGLSAVVIKNGIEGSLRRLGTDHVDLYWAHKPDRVTPLEETVAAFAELVSAGTVGRLGCSNYPVWQVERARQIARANGGAGFTVVQQHHTYLQPRPGTRPSVGHRFGAVTDEVLHYLEHNADMALWAYTPLLTGRYTRADKPLPAEYDHPGTARRLAVLDEVAAETGTNRNRVVLAWLTGGHPAVTPIVGVSTVAQLDEAVAAMSLELTADQRDRLDAAA, encoded by the coding sequence ATGATGGACAACCTGGCTCTGGGCGCCATGCTCTTCGGCACGGTTCAGGACGAGCGCCGATCGTTCGAGCTCCTGGACCGCTTCGTGGACGCCGGCGGCGTCTGGATCGACACCGCGAACTGCTACTCGTTCTGGGAGGACCCGACCGGCTTCGGCGGGCAGAGCGAGACCGTGCTCGGGCACTGGCTGGCCGCCCGCCCCGGCGTCCGCGACCACGTCAAGATCAGCACCAAGGTGGGCTGCGAGCCGACCGTGGCCGGGAAGTTCCCGGAAACGGCCGAAGGGCTCTCCGCCGTGGTGATCAAGAACGGCATCGAGGGCAGCCTGCGCCGACTCGGCACGGACCACGTCGACCTGTACTGGGCGCACAAGCCCGACCGCGTCACACCGCTGGAGGAGACGGTCGCCGCCTTCGCCGAGCTGGTGTCCGCGGGCACGGTCGGCCGCCTCGGCTGCTCCAACTACCCCGTGTGGCAGGTCGAACGGGCACGGCAGATCGCGCGGGCCAATGGCGGCGCCGGCTTCACCGTCGTGCAGCAGCACCACACGTACCTGCAACCGCGCCCCGGCACCCGACCGAGCGTGGGGCACCGGTTCGGCGCGGTCACCGACGAGGTCCTCCACTACCTGGAGCACAACGCGGACATGGCGCTGTGGGCGTACACGCCCCTGCTGACCGGCCGGTACACCCGCGCCGACAAGCCGCTGCCGGCGGAGTACGACCACCCCGGCACCGCACGCAGGCTCGCCGTGCTGGACGAGGTCGCCGCCGAGACCGGCACGAACCGCAACCGGGTGGTGTTGGCGTGGCTGACCGGAGGGCACCCGGCCGTGACACCGATCGTCGGCGTCAGCACGGTCGCGCAGCTGGACGAGGCGGTCGCGGCGATGTCGCTGGAGTTGACCGCCGACCAGCGCGACCGCCTCGACGCCGCGGCATGA
- the purM gene encoding phosphoribosylformylglycinamidine cyclo-ligase has translation MTDSAKATYAAAGVSIEAGDEAVEKLKPWAAKAQRPEVLGGIGGFAGLFQLKLDRWKEPVLAASTDGVGTKIAVAQAMDKHDTVGIDLVAMVVDDLVVCGAEPLFMQDYIAIGQVVPDKIAALVKGISEGCVLAGCALLGGETAEHPGLMGANDYDISGTGVGVVEASAMLGPDRVRAGDVVIAMGSSGLHSNGYSLARHVLLEIARMPLEGHVEEFGRTLGEEMLEPTRIYAKDCLALAAEAEVRTFAHVTGGGLAANLARVLPQGLRAELNRGTWTPAPVFALIAQRGRVEREEMEKTFNMGVGMVAVVAPEDVDRSLAVLTARHVPAWVLGDVVRSDEPGAALTGDHPRF, from the coding sequence GTGACGGACAGCGCGAAGGCGACCTACGCCGCAGCTGGGGTAAGCATCGAAGCCGGCGACGAGGCGGTGGAGAAGCTCAAGCCGTGGGCGGCGAAGGCGCAGCGTCCCGAAGTGCTCGGCGGCATCGGCGGCTTCGCGGGGCTGTTCCAGCTCAAGCTGGACCGCTGGAAGGAGCCGGTGCTCGCGGCCTCCACGGACGGTGTGGGCACCAAGATCGCGGTCGCGCAGGCGATGGACAAGCACGACACGGTCGGCATCGACCTGGTCGCGATGGTCGTGGACGACCTCGTGGTGTGCGGCGCGGAGCCGCTGTTCATGCAGGACTACATCGCGATCGGCCAGGTCGTGCCGGACAAGATCGCGGCGCTGGTCAAGGGCATCTCCGAGGGCTGCGTGCTGGCGGGGTGCGCGCTGCTGGGCGGCGAGACGGCCGAGCACCCCGGCCTGATGGGCGCGAACGACTACGACATCTCCGGCACGGGTGTCGGCGTGGTCGAGGCGTCCGCGATGCTCGGCCCGGACCGGGTGCGCGCGGGTGACGTGGTGATCGCCATGGGCTCGTCCGGCCTGCACTCGAACGGGTACTCCTTGGCGCGGCACGTGCTGCTGGAGATCGCCCGGATGCCGCTGGAGGGTCACGTCGAGGAGTTCGGCCGCACCCTCGGCGAGGAGATGCTGGAGCCGACCCGGATCTACGCCAAGGACTGCCTGGCGCTGGCCGCCGAGGCCGAGGTGCGCACGTTCGCGCACGTCACGGGTGGTGGCCTGGCCGCCAACCTGGCCCGCGTGCTGCCGCAGGGCCTGCGCGCCGAGCTGAACCGGGGCACTTGGACGCCCGCCCCGGTGTTCGCCCTGATCGCCCAGCGCGGCCGGGTGGAGCGCGAGGAGATGGAGAAGACGTTCAACATGGGCGTCGGCATGGTCGCCGTGGTCGCGCCCGAGGACGTCGACCGCTCCCTGGCCGTGCTCACCGCCCGCCACGTGCCCGCGTGGGTGCTGGGTGACGTGGTCCGCTCGGACGAGCCGGGCGCCGCCCTGACCGGCGACCACCCCCGCTTCTAG
- the purF gene encoding amidophosphoribosyltransferase: protein MVTDHSETGRTDPETQEEREPREECGVFGVWAPGEDVSKLTYFGLYALQHRGQEAAGMSVGDGSQVVVFKDLGLVSQVFDEQVLQSLRGHVAVGHCRYSTTGSTTWENAQPTFRTTATGSGLSLGHNGNLVNTAELMARAREVGVDTSHGATTDSDLICGLLAAQAADIGIEQAALQLLPTLRGAFCLTFSDESTLYAARDPQGVRPLVLGRLERGWVVASETAALDIVGASFVREVEPGELIAIDENGLRSSRFATPEPKGCIFEYVYLARPDTTIAGRSVHATRVEIGRRLAVEHPVEADLVIPVPESGTPAAIGYAQASGIPYGSGLVKNAYVGRTFIQPSQTIRQLGIRLKLNPLRDVIRGKRLVVVDDSIVRGNTQRALVRMLRESGALEVHVRIASPPVKWPCFYGIDFASRAELIANGLDTDGIRRSVGADSLGYVSLEELIAASEQPKTRLCCACFDGDYPIALPDDALIGKHLLEGIRGVAGSATPVLTNGYGAEDALRRP from the coding sequence GTGGTCACCGACCATTCCGAAACCGGCCGCACTGACCCCGAAACCCAGGAAGAACGTGAACCCCGCGAAGAATGCGGTGTGTTCGGCGTCTGGGCACCCGGCGAAGACGTCTCCAAGCTCACCTACTTCGGCCTCTACGCCCTCCAGCACCGCGGCCAGGAAGCCGCCGGCATGTCGGTCGGCGACGGCAGCCAGGTGGTGGTCTTCAAGGACCTCGGCCTGGTCAGCCAGGTGTTCGACGAGCAGGTGCTCCAGTCGCTGCGCGGTCACGTCGCGGTCGGGCACTGCCGCTACTCGACCACCGGTTCCACCACGTGGGAGAACGCGCAGCCGACGTTCCGCACCACGGCCACCGGTTCCGGCCTGTCCCTCGGCCACAACGGCAACCTGGTGAACACCGCCGAGCTGATGGCCCGCGCCCGCGAGGTGGGCGTCGACACCAGCCACGGCGCGACCACCGACTCCGACCTGATCTGCGGGCTGCTCGCCGCGCAGGCCGCCGACATCGGCATCGAGCAGGCGGCCTTGCAGCTGCTGCCGACGCTGCGCGGCGCGTTCTGCCTCACGTTCTCCGACGAATCGACCCTCTACGCGGCCCGTGACCCGCAGGGTGTGCGCCCGCTGGTGCTGGGCCGGCTTGAGCGCGGCTGGGTCGTCGCGAGCGAGACGGCGGCGCTGGACATCGTCGGCGCGTCGTTCGTCCGCGAGGTCGAGCCGGGCGAGCTGATCGCGATCGACGAGAACGGCCTCCGGTCCAGCCGGTTCGCCACCCCCGAGCCCAAGGGCTGCATCTTCGAGTACGTCTACCTGGCCCGCCCGGACACCACGATCGCCGGCCGTTCGGTGCACGCCACCCGCGTGGAGATCGGCCGCCGCCTCGCGGTGGAGCACCCGGTCGAGGCCGACCTGGTCATCCCGGTGCCCGAGTCCGGCACGCCCGCCGCGATCGGGTACGCCCAGGCCAGCGGCATCCCGTACGGCTCGGGCCTGGTCAAGAACGCGTACGTGGGCCGCACGTTCATCCAGCCGTCGCAGACCATCCGCCAGCTGGGCATCCGGCTGAAGCTGAACCCGCTGCGCGACGTCATCCGCGGCAAGCGCCTGGTGGTGGTGGACGACTCGATCGTCCGCGGCAACACGCAGCGCGCGCTGGTCCGGATGCTGCGCGAGTCCGGCGCGCTCGAAGTGCACGTGCGGATCGCGTCGCCGCCGGTCAAGTGGCCGTGCTTCTACGGCATCGACTTCGCCTCCCGGGCCGAGCTCATCGCGAACGGCCTGGACACCGACGGCATCCGCCGCTCGGTGGGCGCGGACTCGTTGGGCTACGTGTCGCTGGAGGAGCTGATCGCGGCCAGTGAGCAGCCCAAGACGCGGCTCTGCTGCGCGTGCTTCGACGGCGACTACCCGATCGCGCTGCCCGACGACGCGCTCATCGGCAAGCACCTGCTCGAAGGAATCCGGGGCGTCGCGGGCTCGGCCACCCCTGTTCTGACGAACGGGTACGGTGCCGAAGACGCTCTGCGACGGCCCTGA
- a CDS encoding maleylpyruvate isomerase N-terminal domain-containing protein: protein MPGGWTTQRWTGVFTEQAAMFRAAVGKADPTAKVPSCPGWTFTELTLHVGRFLETSLEYLRTGSTVQLRLPRPPADAAPLEYLDAQLAKAAELLPAVPGNRTAWTFSPAAPDLAWVWHRRIAHELDLRRWDAQAALRELVSGDADFAVDGIDESLTTLLAAKHSTDVPPTAKGTALIQLTDVPEAWMVTFAPGVVPEVRSSWPGEEADLRISGEAQLVHYGLWGRLPLKHTGDDQVRYALKLD from the coding sequence GTGCCAGGAGGTTGGACCACCCAGCGGTGGACCGGGGTCTTCACCGAGCAGGCCGCGATGTTCCGGGCGGCGGTCGGCAAGGCCGATCCCACCGCCAAGGTGCCGAGCTGCCCCGGCTGGACGTTCACCGAGCTGACCCTGCACGTCGGGAGGTTCCTGGAGACGTCGCTCGAGTACCTCCGCACCGGCAGCACCGTGCAGCTGCGCCTGCCCCGCCCACCGGCCGACGCGGCGCCGCTGGAGTACCTGGACGCCCAGCTGGCGAAGGCCGCCGAACTGCTGCCCGCCGTCCCCGGCAACCGCACCGCCTGGACGTTCTCCCCCGCCGCGCCGGACCTGGCGTGGGTCTGGCACCGCCGCATCGCGCACGAGCTCGACCTGCGCCGCTGGGACGCCCAGGCGGCCCTGCGCGAGCTGGTGTCGGGCGACGCGGACTTCGCGGTGGACGGCATCGACGAGTCGCTGACCACCCTGCTCGCCGCCAAGCACTCGACCGACGTGCCGCCGACCGCGAAGGGCACCGCCCTCATCCAGCTCACCGACGTGCCCGAGGCGTGGATGGTGACGTTCGCGCCCGGCGTGGTGCCGGAGGTGCGGTCGTCGTGGCCGGGCGAGGAGGCGGACCTCCGGATCTCGGGCGAGGCCCAGCTCGTCCACTACGGCCTGTGGGGTCGCCTGCCGCTCAAGCACACCGGTGACGACCAGGTCAGGTATGCCCTCAAGCTGGACTGA